ACGAGATCATCACGATCAACTACACCTCGGGGACGACGGGGGAGCCGAAGGGCGTCTGTCGCACGCATCGCTGCGAGACGATCCACGCCTACCTGCTGGTCGCCCATCAAGAGATCACCGACGACGACGTCTACCTGTGGACGCTGCCGATGTTCCACGCCAACGGCTGGGGCCATATCTTCGCAGTGACGGGGATTGGCGCGAAACACGTCTGTACGCGCGGGGTCGACGCCGGGGATATCTTCGAGGCCGTGCGTTCGGAGGACGTTTCCTACATGTGCGGTGCGCCAACGGTCCTGAATATGCTCGTTGATTACTACGAAGAGAACGAGCCAGAGACGACTGGCGATGCAGCGGTTCGGCTCGCGACCGCCGGCAGCGCGCCGCCGGAAGCCACCATTAGGACCGTCGAGGACGAGTTCGGCTGGTACCTGAAACACGTTTACGGGGCGACCGAGACGGGGCCGCTGATCACGACCTCCGATGCTCGCCGACACTTCGAGGACGGCAGCGACGACCGATTCCGGATCAAGAAACGACAGGGGCTGGCCTATCTCGGGACCGAAATTCGCGTTGTCGACGAGGACGGAAACGATGTCCCCCGCGATGACGAGACGCTCGGCGAGATCGTCGTCCGAGGCAACCAGATCATGGAGAAGTACTGGGAGAAGCCCGAGGCGACCGAAGAAGCGTTCACTGACCGCGTCGAGGGCTACTACCACACCGGTGACCTCGCGACGATCGACGAGAACGGCATGATCGCGATTCAGGACCGGAAAAAGGACATCATCATCTCCGGCGGCGAGAACATCTCGAGCATCGAACTCGAGGACACCCTCTTCGACCACCCCGAGGTATCGGACGTGGCGGTGATTCCGTCCCCGAGCGATGAGTGGGGCGAGACGCCGAAGGCATTCGTCGTTCCGGCCAGCGGCGACCCCGACGAGCCGGGCGTGACCGAGGATGATCTCGAGGCCTTCACTCGCGAGACCCTCGCGGGCTACAAGGCCGTCCATCGGGTCGAGTTCGTCGATAAGTTGCCGACGACCGCGACGGGAAAGGTCCAGAAGTACGAACTCCGGCAGGAGGAGTGGGGCGACGAAGAGCGGATGGTCGGACAGGGATAGGGACGCCGATCGGCCGGATCGCCGAAACGAGCGACGGACGGTTCGTCCGTTGTGACTGCTCGAGAGTGCCACGGACCGATCGGAGCCGCTCCGAGATGCCATATAGGTTACTGTTCTGAACATAGTGGCAGAGTAGTGTGTTTTGTCGGCTTGCTCAGGTATGTCCGATCCGACAGGGACGACACGATGATCGGTGCTTACGAGTGCGCGACTGCGGGGACGCTCTCGGTCGCGGGCTGTCTGAGCGATTTTACCGGTGAGAGCGGCGTTCAGACGTACATCATCGGTCACGGCGACGACGAAACGGATGTCGACGCCGCGCGGTGTTTCCCGAGGAGCTGTAGATCTACTGTTCCAGACCGGGTGATCGAACTGGAGGCCGTCATGGTGGCGGACTGAGTGCCGTCGACGTATAGCGACGGTCTCGGTGAGAAATCCTGGCTACGTCCGCCGATTGCCCCACTCGTCGTGATCATCCTGATCGATTCCCGCCGTCCGATCAGTTTGCTGGTCGTTCTCGCGGTGATCGTCCCATCCGGCGGCCGTGGTATCGTCGGTGGCGACGGAACGGTTCGGCCCGTCAGCCGAGCGGGTCGGATCGTGGCCGCCGCGTTCTTTCGCGATCCGTTCCGCTTCCGCCCGATCGACCACGGTCGGGTCCGAGGTTTCCTGACTGATCGCCAGCCAGAGGACGAGCGGAATCGCGAGCGAAGCCAGAAGGAAGAGGCCGAGAACGATAGACATAGCTCGTCCGTTACTCGAGGAGCCGAGCACAAAGAGTTTGTGAATTGACAGGATAGGGTCGACTATGAGAGACGACGATCGCGGCTGTCCGAAGTGCGACCACACGGAGACTGAGATCGACGAGATTTCGACGACCGGGAGCGGGCTCTCGAAGATGTTCGACATCCAAAATCGGAGCTTCCACGTTGTGAGCTGTACGAACTGTGGCTACTCGGAACTCTACAAGGGGCAGTCGTCGGGCGACATGATCGATTTGTTCCTCGGCTAGAGATCCCTCCTTGAGTGCGACCCGCTGCCGCCGATTTCCCGCGTCTCGAGTGCGAACGGTGCGCGGAAACTGTAAACAGTTATCCGACTGGGGCCGCTATCCTCCCACAAGATGGCCAACGACGTCAAGCCCACCCGCAAGAACTTGATGGCGATCGAGGATCGCATCGAGCTCTCCGAGCGGGGGCACGGGACGCTCGAGAAGAAACGCGACGGGCTGATCATGGAGTTCATGGACATCCTGGACAAGGCCCAGGACGTCCGCGGCGACCTCGCCGAGGACTACGAGGACGCCCAGAAGAAGATCAACATGGCCCGCGCGATGGAGGGTGACGTCGCGGTCCGCGGTGCCGCATCGGCACTGCAGGAACACCCCGAGATCACCACCGAATCAAAGAATATCATGGGCGTCGTCGTCCCGCAAATCGAGTCCTCCCGGGTCTCCAAGAGCCTCGATCAGCGCGGCTACGGGATCATGGGCACCTCCGCCCGCATCGACGAGGCCGCTGAGGCCTACGAGGACCTCTTGGAGAGCATCATCCTCGCCGCCGAAGTCGAGACGGCGA
This genomic stretch from Natrinema sp. SYSU A 869 harbors:
- a CDS encoding zinc ribbon domain-containing protein, yielding MRDDDRGCPKCDHTETEIDEISTTGSGLSKMFDIQNRSFHVVSCTNCGYSELYKGQSSGDMIDLFLG
- a CDS encoding long-chain-fatty-acid--CoA ligase; this encodes MHKPLLVPEFVDRARRHYGDDEAVVATTGERFTYDELGERADRFAAALQERGIEKGDRVAVLDPNTHYHLEAAYGIMQIGAVHTPLNYRLTPDDFEYILSDAGVDAIYADYDFAERIEAVRDEVPTETFITNDADAVEGEWEEFDQVLEDAGTEYDRPEMAEDEIITINYTSGTTGEPKGVCRTHRCETIHAYLLVAHQEITDDDVYLWTLPMFHANGWGHIFAVTGIGAKHVCTRGVDAGDIFEAVRSEDVSYMCGAPTVLNMLVDYYEENEPETTGDAAVRLATAGSAPPEATIRTVEDEFGWYLKHVYGATETGPLITTSDARRHFEDGSDDRFRIKKRQGLAYLGTEIRVVDEDGNDVPRDDETLGEIVVRGNQIMEKYWEKPEATEEAFTDRVEGYYHTGDLATIDENGMIAIQDRKKDIIISGGENISSIELEDTLFDHPEVSDVAVIPSPSDEWGETPKAFVVPASGDPDEPGVTEDDLEAFTRETLAGYKAVHRVEFVDKLPTTATGKVQKYELRQEEWGDEERMVGQG
- a CDS encoding V-type ATP synthase subunit D, which codes for MANDVKPTRKNLMAIEDRIELSERGHGTLEKKRDGLIMEFMDILDKAQDVRGDLAEDYEDAQKKINMARAMEGDVAVRGAASALQEHPEITTESKNIMGVVVPQIESSRVSKSLDQRGYGIMGTSARIDEAAEAYEDLLESIILAAEVETAMKKMLREIETTKRRVNALEFKLLPELYENQEYIEQKLEEQEREETFRLKKIKEKKEAEEKAEREAEEAADAEEAEAKQEELEDIQPDTAAQSPAANQ